A genome region from Eurosta solidaginis isolate ZX-2024a chromosome 2, ASM4086904v1, whole genome shotgun sequence includes the following:
- the Rab5 gene encoding ras-related protein Rab5, protein MATTARSGGNASGGGGSVQRPNGTQQNKNCQFKLVLLGESAVGKSSLVLRFVKGQFHEYQESTIGAAFLTQTICIEDTVVKFEIWDTAGQERYHSLAPMYYRGAQAAIVVYDIQNQDSFQRAKTWVKELHKQASPNIVIALAGNKADLSNIRVVEYEEAKQYAEENGLLFMETSAKTGMNVNDIFLAIAKKLPKNDGAHNQGAPAGRRLNDSENNRQTSNCCK, encoded by the exons ATGGCAACAACTGCACGTAGCGGAGGTAATGCTAGTGGTGGTGGTGGCTCAGTTCAACGTCCCAACGGTACACAACAAAATAAGAATTGCCAGTTCAAATTGGTGCTATTAGGGGAATCGGCGGTAGGCAAGTCATCGCTTGTGCTGCGTTTTGTCAAAGGGCAATTCCATGAATACCAAGAGAGTACGATAGGCGCTGCATTTCTAACACAAACGATTTGTATAGAGGATACAGTcgtgaaatttgaaatttggGATACTGCTGGACAGGAAAG ATATCACAGCCTAGCTCCTATGTATTATCGTGGTGCACAAGCCGCCATTGTTGTGTACGATATACAAAATCAAGACAGTTTTCAACGGGCTAAAACCTGGGTCAAGGAACTGCATAAACAa GCATCACCGAACATTGTTATTGCCCTGGCTGGCAATAAAGCGGATTTATCTAATATTCGTGTCGTAGAATATGAAGAAGCAAAGCAATATGCCGAGGAGAACGGTTTACTCTTTATGGAAACTTCGGCAAAAACGGGAATGAACGTAAATGATATCTTCTTAGCTATTG CTAAGAAATTACCCAAAAACGATGGGGCACATAATCAAGGCGCTCCTGCTGGTAGAAGGCTGAACGATTCTGAAAATAACCGACAAACAAGCAATTGCTGCAAGTGA